The genomic segment TCGTCGCGACCTTTTGTCCGACTGCTGCTCCGTGGTTTTTCGAATAGACTAAGATCCCCTCAGATGTCTTACTGTTATTATCCGGATTCGGATCCTGCATGTAGAAGTTGTTTGCATCGACGACATACGTGACGACACCTGTCGTCCGGACGAGATCATCTGCATAAGGAGATGTATGTGAAATCCCTTGGATACTACTGATTTTCGTGACGGGTGGTGCGATGTAATATTTGAACGTCGAAACGGCTGACGTTTTACCATTCTTGACGACGACTGCTTGAATCGTCATTTCCTCATTAATTGTGATCGGCTCTGAGTAAACCGGACTTTCAACTGTCGGTGTTGATCCATCGACTGTATAGTGAATCGTCCCTTCCCCTGTAAGCGTTACTTTATCACCACGTTCGACTTCACCGACCGGGTCAGCCGTTGGTGCAACGAGAATGTCGCCTGCTTCTGCTTTATGTGATCCTAAATCTGTTAATGTATCAACCGGGAAGCTTGTCCATTGTGACGGTTCATATGTTTTTGAACCAGTCGTCACGTTCGTGTTACGGACGAGCGTCGTATCTTTCGCGAAATCTGTACTTGAACCGACTGGTCCGATGATGTCGAGGACGACATCTCCTTTTTTCAGGGCAACGGGATCATTACCATTGAAGTTCAGTGAGCCTGTCGTTTGTTGTGCTTTTGCTTTAATGTCAGCATTTGCACTTGAGTTTGCAATGACAAATGTTTTCCCCGGGTCAATCGTTCCGGAAAGTGTGATTTTTGATTCAGACGGTCCACCATTCGTATACTGGACGAGTGTATAGTCAGCGAGATTGATGATTTGTCCTGAGCCGTTGTAGATTTCAATCGCTTTGTTATTGCTCGATCCTTCTATGTACTCTGACAGGATGACGCCTTCGCCCTCTGCCCCTACGATGATGCCTGCCTGCGGAAGAATACCTGCTGTTAATGCTCCGACCAATGCCCACTTACCAAACGTACTTCCGTATTTCATGATGTTGACCCCCTATTGAATTTTCTGACACTTCTTTATAATATCAGAAACAATTTGGAAAAGTGTATATTTTTCGTAAAAAAAGATGCTATCCTTCGTAAATGATAATAATGGTATCGCTTACAAATTTTTATCGTTCGCTTTTTTAGAATTATCTTTTGGAGTCACTCTCGTCAACGGATGTCTTCCCACCGTGAGCAGGTTAAAAAAGGGCATAAAAAAAACGCCTTCTCAGCGTGTTCGTTTTTTTACATTAGTTGTCAGTGGAATCGAGGACACAGGTGATCAAAACACCTGAAACGACGAAAGCCCTACCTCTCTTTCGTTGTTACGGCTCCTTGGCCGCGCCAGCTGAATCAAGCGTTTTAGCAAGAATCAAGTTGCGTATTAGGTTACGCATTTACTGGGATTTTTAGAGTTTCGCTCGGATGAGCTGAAAAGTATCGAATGGAAGGTTTATCTTGCTGGGTCAACTCCTTCCCTAAAGAAGAAGGACAAAATAAAAGCGATGACTTATGTCTGACTCGATTGTCAGTTAAGGTCTAAAAATCCTGACCTGATTATTAAATTGTGTATTGTGGGTTAAAGATTCTCACATGAGTGATCATCCCCGATTCATGACATTTCTTAATATAACACAAAATATTTTACAAAGTCAATCTTTTTTTATCTCTAGATTTCTTTGACTAAATCAAGTTGATACGAATCTTAGAAATCGCTATCGTAAAGGTACAAATAATATAGAAGAAACGAGGTACACATTATGCCGACAAACCGGTTGATTCACGAAACAAGCCCTTACCTGCAACAACACGCTTCCAATCCGGTTGATTGGTATCCGTGGGGGGAAGAAGCCTTCACTGCCGCCCGGATAGCAAATAAACCGATTTTTTTATCGATTGGGTATTCGACCTGTCACTGGTGCCACGTCCTTGCCCACGAAAGTTTCGAGGATGACGAAACAGCGACGATGCTCAACGATCGTTTCATCTCGATTAAAGTCGACCGGGAGGAACGGCCGGATATCGACCAAATCTACATGACGGCAGCCCAAATCATGACCGGTCAAGGAGGGTGGCCGCTCAGCGTCTTCATGTCGCCGGAACAAGTTCCGTTTTATATCGGGACGTATTTTCCGAAGACACCCCAGTTCAACCGTCCGAGTTTCCGACAAGTCCTGCTTCAGCTGAGCGAACACTATCAAACGGATCCACAAAAAATTAAGCGGGTCGGTACACAGATCGAACAGGCGTTGCTCGATGTCAGCACGGTCAAGCAGCACGGCACGCTGGATGAGGAACTGTTACACACAACATTTGATCAAGCGATGCGTCAATTCGATGTCACGCATGGCGGATTTGGCGGTGCACCGAAATTTCCGTCTCCGTCCCTGTTGACGTTCCTGCTCGATTATTACCAGTACGCGGAAGACGAGACGGCACTCCAGATGGTCATGCGGACGCTGACTGCGATGCGTGACGGCGGCATCACCGATCAAGTCGGCTTCGGCCTCTATCGTTATACCGTGGATGCCGGCTGGATGATTCCCCATTTTGAAAAGATGCTCTACGATAATGCCTTGTTCGCGACCCTTTGCCTCGAGACGTATCAAGCTTCCGGAAATGACCGCTTCAAACAGTATGCGGAAGAAATCTTCACGTATGTCGAACGTGACCTGTTATCGAACGAAGGTGCTTTCTACTCAGCAGAAGATGCGGATAGTGACGGTCACGAAGGACTTTTTTATAGTTTCTCCCATGATGAGCTGATACAACTGCTAGGTGAAGAAGCCTTCTTTCCGCGGTATTACGGTGCAGCACCAAACGGGAACTTCGAAGGACGGAATGTGTTACATCGTTCAAATCAAGATCTCCACGCATTCGCTGCTGAAGTAGCACGCCCCGTCGCAGATGTCGTGCGTCAACTTGAACACGAACGGCAACAACTCTTTGCACACCGCGCGCATCGAACCCGACCGTTTCGGGATGATAAGATTTTGACGTCATGGAACGCGTTAATGATTTCCGCTTTTGCAAAAGCAGGACGGATTTTAGGAAACGTGCATTATACGACCGTTGCCAAACGCGCGCTCACCTTCATCGAGCACCACTT from the Exiguobacterium oxidotolerans JCM 12280 genome contains:
- a CDS encoding thioredoxin domain-containing protein: MPTNRLIHETSPYLQQHASNPVDWYPWGEEAFTAARIANKPIFLSIGYSTCHWCHVLAHESFEDDETATMLNDRFISIKVDREERPDIDQIYMTAAQIMTGQGGWPLSVFMSPEQVPFYIGTYFPKTPQFNRPSFRQVLLQLSEHYQTDPQKIKRVGTQIEQALLDVSTVKQHGTLDEELLHTTFDQAMRQFDVTHGGFGGAPKFPSPSLLTFLLDYYQYAEDETALQMVMRTLTAMRDGGITDQVGFGLYRYTVDAGWMIPHFEKMLYDNALFATLCLETYQASGNDRFKQYAEEIFTYVERDLLSNEGAFYSAEDADSDGHEGLFYSFSHDELIQLLGEEAFFPRYYGAAPNGNFEGRNVLHRSNQDLHAFAAEVARPVADVVRQLEHERQQLFAHRAHRTRPFRDDKILTSWNALMISAFAKAGRILGNVHYTTVAKRALTFIEHHLFDGSGLRVSYREGRAQGRGFLDDYSFLTEAYLELHLTTQEVPYLKQARHLTDVMLSAFGDPSGSFFFTASGAERLLIRPKEVYDGVTPAGNSTATSNLFRLSQLTGDSRYLETAHRVLQSVAEEIKQQPTGYASLMSVYCRIMMKPQELIVLADDMTKVEPYLRRLFKHRHPELSLLVGQKAELLEIAPFIEGYQLIAGQPTAYLCHDFTCDQPTTNLDELFAQLDL